The genomic DNA TTatcattttgttattattatgaatACTTTATTCCCTACGCTAGTGGTGTTACAGTTAAATATAACCACCATCGGATGACAATATATGAAGATTCTAGAAaagtacatattttttttatcagaggCAATGTAATGCTCAAATTCAAATTCGATAGACAGGCTTGAATGAGAGACTACATATCTAATGTACTCAGTAATTCATGTTTTATTTACTGATAAAAAAGTATGTCATGTTAGAAATAAATCTGTGCatgcatcatatatatatattaatatatatataatcttaaaattatgatttattgattATACATTTCTCAAGATTGATATAACATAACACTTGTTAACATTTTAACATTCTCACactcaattaattttaatattttttactgtcgaagatatttgattttttttttaacgggaATTGAAATACACAGagaatttaagattttttaaaaaatatttacagagCTAAGTGAAATATCGTATTTGCATCCAAGAGAACAAACCAAGTGTTCAACATcgtaatattttttagttattatccATTTCTGGGCCTCTCTGGTGTTTAATGGGCTTCGTAGTTCGAAACTATGAGCAAACTAAACCGATTTAACCATTCGAAGactataatattaataatcaaaCACGGTGGTGCGTCGTTGAACCAAATATATAGTCTTCGAATGGTTAAACCGGCCCAATTTAGCGCTCTTAACGGAAATGTCATTTTTGCAGTTCTAAAATCTTGAACTGAagtaatgaaaacaaattaacatgAGTGATATATAGTccatcaaaattatatatttacatgagAAATACAATAGTCcatccaagaaagaaaaaaacatgaaacaatGACGACAGAATAGTGACAAAATATTATTCGTATTTATGACATCACATCGAACAGTGAAACGCCCACAAATACAGTTTTTATCAAAAGTAGCACAATAATAGCTTTTACCTCCAATGCTAGCCAcataactttaaaaagttttgttttacaaaagattttgGATCTTaggaataataataacatttatataaataatgtattttacAAAAGGTGAGGATAAAAATAAACACCAAATATATAAATCCAAGGGGTAGGATTCTACTACAGCTGGAAACCTAAAGGACATGGAGAATCTAATAGCATGTGAAGTGGTCCAGGAGAAGACGAAAGACCCAACAGACCGTAACTCGCTTCCTGAAACAGAGGATTCTCCAAGTAATCTCGTACGTCAAGTTCGTTATTGTTTATAGCACCGTTCGAAGATGGCTCTGTCTTCACGCCGAGGTTAAAACCGAAGTCGTCTTCGtcgttattgttgttgttgttgtttcccgGCGAAAAGATGATTCCGTTGAGCTGAGAGACGACTGGATTGATTAGGGCTTTGAGCTCGTCGAGGTTGTGGCCTGATGATCCATGAATGAAGTTTTTATTGTAATTCTGATGTGGATCATCGTAGAGCAGCGATGGGAAGTTGGTTAGGGTTTTGTCGGAAGGTTCCAAAAGCAAAGGCAAGGCATCATGATGATGTGTTGTTGAGAGTGAATTGTTATGAAGGTAGCTGATTTGGTTATGGATCCCAACATTTTTTCTATCTCCTGATTTGTTGAACACTCTACAAATCACCCATTCCTCCTGtgtttcataccaaaaaaagaaaaagaaaaacatgttacTATcacacacttttatttataaatacatatttatagATAATGACTACACCTAACCAAAGAACGATATAGATCTTGTCTGAGCCTGACAAATTGATTTCTGCTGAATAATTATGAAgtgtaattaaaaagaaagcaATAGTGATTGAAAACGACACAACAGTAGCATTCGGTGAACAGAAAACGGCAAGGTGTGTTTGGTGTTGACATCCACACCACACGTACAGATTTATATCAAATCTATCACATCTAAACTGCTCTCTCCCCTGTCTTCTCCCATACTAacccaaacaaaataatgaCATACGAATTTagtaaaaatgggaaaaagtGAAATATATCGGTTAAA from Camelina sativa cultivar DH55 chromosome 7, Cs, whole genome shotgun sequence includes the following:
- the LOC104702402 gene encoding protein CUP-SHAPED COTYLEDON 3-like — protein: MMLAVEDVLSELAGEEKNERGLPPGFRFHPTDEELITFYLASKIFHGGLSGIHISEVDLNRCEPWELPEMAKMGEKEWYFYSLRDRKYPTGLRTNRATTAGYWKATGKDKEVYAGGGGPLVGMKKTLVFYKGRAPRGLKTKWVMHEYRLETDLSHRHTCKEEWVICRVFNKSGDRKNVGIHNQISYLHNNSLSTTHHHDALPLLLEPSDKTLTNFPSLLYDDPHQNYNKNFIHGSSGHNLDELKALINPVVSQLNGIIFSPGNNNNNNNDEDDFGFNLGVKTEPSSNGAINNNELDVRDYLENPLFQEASYGLLGLSSSPGPLHMLLDSPCPLGFQL